The Desulfomonilaceae bacterium genome includes a window with the following:
- the pglZ gene encoding BREX-4 system phosphatase PglZ, with translation MQIDSVKKYLTSSVNTPYFLFISDEQYIPAKDELSSLGFDFVPMSRFCNNDDRIPDIDGLLTYIQAGDGNANGKKFVVTGLGEFLALRGSDEATGTLSRLKDHNVGGAKVVLLLRGLATLIAELQTDPRFDSRRLSVVDKAECNLSFTLVPPSIGSSALSGFKATLAELENGRCGVVVVNTAVNLDKAIFTVFRISNAYEGVKFLSRGFALARSCGSDDRWAWLLAELNQSNGSLDGLFEKHSLGNNLESDFYARIAGSDYHNWLYFICLKSKTDTLQNGYLRFVLDKTSSFEDFARNVLNAIIDIPHLDKRFPSFYRDRKTLVEKFPESDIADFVVNSRQVVSESIYKLTDGTKAEREEIIAWLSKNDMVQQLDGIYPVLAAYLKKYLFKCPELAEMLTEYFEAYKRQKLANNIKPEFLEKVDELALSRKFNRLPTRDEIMDGVDKNDTFLYWLDALGVEYLSLIEILAQKYGLSVRVNIARAALPTITAINRGFFDAWQGRKYKNDELDNTKHSDKGGYNFTNNALPIHLAKELDIITAMIDEAATNLAQRHYKLFLIVSDHGSSRLAVLRRKEEKYDTDTTGEHSGRCCKLFQPYDLPFAAEENGYLVLADYGRFKGSRAANVEVHGGASLEEVLIPVIELSLKDRSITVKLVDETVTVDFRTGTEIELFVNSPVKNVSVVLNAKRYSASQIDANHYSVKLPDTKRAGEYPADVYAGDDLIDKITIKAQGRSGKVNDAFDDLF, from the coding sequence ATGCAAATTGACTCGGTAAAGAAATACCTGACATCCTCCGTCAATACGCCTTATTTCTTGTTCATCAGTGACGAGCAGTATATACCCGCAAAGGATGAGTTGTCGTCACTAGGGTTTGATTTTGTTCCAATGAGCCGTTTTTGTAACAACGACGACAGAATACCAGACATCGATGGACTCCTCACCTACATCCAAGCCGGAGACGGAAACGCAAACGGAAAAAAGTTCGTTGTAACTGGGCTTGGAGAGTTTCTTGCGCTTCGCGGAAGCGATGAGGCAACAGGCACCCTGTCACGTTTGAAAGACCATAATGTCGGCGGAGCAAAAGTCGTGTTGCTTCTGCGAGGGCTTGCAACGCTGATTGCTGAATTGCAGACCGACCCGCGCTTTGACAGCCGTCGGTTAAGCGTCGTCGACAAGGCGGAGTGCAACTTATCGTTTACCCTGGTCCCCCCGTCTATCGGATCGTCAGCGTTATCGGGTTTCAAAGCAACGCTTGCGGAACTCGAAAATGGGCGGTGTGGTGTTGTTGTCGTGAACACGGCTGTTAATCTCGATAAGGCGATATTTACGGTATTCCGAATCAGCAACGCCTACGAGGGTGTTAAGTTCTTAAGCAGGGGCTTTGCCTTGGCGCGTTCCTGCGGAAGCGATGATCGCTGGGCATGGTTGCTGGCAGAGCTCAACCAGAGCAACGGATCGCTCGACGGGCTTTTCGAAAAGCACAGCCTTGGCAATAACCTGGAGTCGGATTTTTATGCTCGCATTGCTGGGAGCGACTACCACAACTGGCTCTATTTTATTTGCCTGAAGAGCAAAACAGACACGTTGCAGAACGGATATCTTCGGTTCGTGCTGGACAAGACGAGTAGTTTTGAGGACTTTGCCAGGAATGTCCTGAACGCGATAATAGATATCCCGCACCTAGATAAGCGATTCCCCTCGTTTTATCGTGATCGCAAGACTCTGGTCGAGAAGTTCCCTGAGTCGGATATCGCAGACTTTGTAGTGAATAGCCGGCAAGTGGTGTCCGAAAGCATTTATAAGCTGACGGACGGAACTAAAGCGGAACGTGAAGAAATTATTGCCTGGCTCTCGAAAAACGACATGGTTCAGCAGCTTGATGGTATCTACCCCGTGCTGGCGGCCTACCTGAAGAAGTATCTTTTTAAATGCCCTGAACTCGCAGAGATGCTGACGGAGTATTTCGAGGCGTATAAACGGCAAAAGCTGGCTAACAACATTAAACCTGAATTCTTGGAAAAAGTTGATGAACTTGCTCTTTCGCGTAAGTTCAACCGACTGCCCACGCGAGACGAAATTATGGACGGTGTGGATAAGAACGATACCTTCCTGTACTGGCTTGATGCCCTTGGCGTTGAATACTTGAGTTTAATTGAAATCTTAGCGCAAAAATATGGTTTGTCGGTTCGAGTCAACATCGCCCGTGCGGCACTGCCCACTATAACGGCCATCAACCGAGGTTTCTTTGATGCATGGCAAGGTCGCAAATATAAGAACGATGAACTTGATAATACCAAACACAGTGACAAGGGCGGTTACAATTTCACTAATAATGCGTTGCCCATCCACCTTGCGAAAGAACTGGACATCATCACTGCAATGATAGACGAGGCGGCTACGAACCTTGCGCAAAGGCATTATAAACTTTTCCTAATTGTAAGCGACCACGGCTCATCTCGGCTTGCTGTCCTGCGCCGCAAAGAGGAAAAATACGACACCGATACTACAGGCGAGCATTCGGGGCGTTGCTGTAAGCTGTTTCAACCCTATGACCTCCCGTTCGCCGCAGAAGAGAATGGATACCTCGTACTTGCCGATTACGGGCGCTTCAAAGGCAGCCGAGCAGCGAATGTCGAGGTTCACGGTGGGGCATCGTTGGAAGAAGTCCTCATTCCCGTTATTGAACTGTCTCTGAAAGACAGAAGCATAACGGTTAAGCTGGTCGACGAAACCGTGACCGTAGACTTCCGAACCGGCACGGAGATTGAGCTGTTCGTCAACTCACCTGTAAAGAATGTTTCTGTTGTACTAAACGCGAAGCGCTACTCGGCCTCGCAGATAGACGCGAACCATTACTCAGTGAAATTGCCCGACACAAAACGGGCAGGCGAATATCCAGCGGACGTTTACGCGGGTGACGACCTCATTGACAAGATTACAATTAAGGCGCAAGGCAGGAGCGGCAAAGTCAATGACGCTTTTGATGACTTGTTTTAG